In the Maribacter sp. MJ134 genome, one interval contains:
- a CDS encoding CotH kinase family protein produces MKKVPSLTLTEYYRLLFSCLILFLWGCSSDSSVPVEEEEDIEDPVVSTLPLIAISTNGNEIVDEPKSDATFIISKEDVVSYEGNMGIEIRGATSQFFPKKSFGFETRDAANEDLDASLLDYPEEEDWILYAPYSDKSLMRNMLVYDLSRDMQRYASRTQFVEVSINGVDQGVYVFMEKLKRDANRIDINKLKEDENDGEDLTGGYILKIDKTAGTNLGEGYNDENSFVSNYAPRNAALDQEIYFLYEEPDAEDITAAQKDYISNYMAEFEAALASDNFADMETGYAAYIDIDSFIDFFILNELSNNVDGYRLSTFMHKDKNDKLKMGPIWDFNLAFGNADYCDGGATNVWAYRFNERCPEDFWQVPFWWERLMEDPAYVSKLKKRWGQLRGGSLSNSAIFGRIDTYTTALNQPGAAEANFNLWPVLGTYVWPNNFVGNTYAEELNYLTDWINDRLSWMDTQIDAL; encoded by the coding sequence ATGAAGAAGGTTCCATCTTTAACATTAACAGAATACTATCGTTTATTGTTTTCTTGCCTTATTTTATTTTTGTGGGGTTGTAGTTCAGACAGTTCAGTGCCTGTGGAAGAAGAGGAAGACATTGAAGACCCGGTGGTAAGTACACTGCCATTGATAGCTATTTCTACAAACGGCAATGAAATTGTGGACGAACCAAAGTCCGATGCTACTTTCATCATCTCAAAGGAAGATGTGGTTTCCTATGAGGGGAACATGGGTATAGAGATTAGGGGAGCTACTTCTCAATTTTTTCCGAAAAAATCTTTTGGATTTGAAACAAGGGATGCTGCAAATGAAGACTTGGATGCATCACTTCTGGATTATCCGGAGGAAGAGGATTGGATTCTTTACGCGCCATACAGTGATAAGTCTTTGATGCGGAATATGCTGGTATATGATCTGTCTCGGGATATGCAACGCTATGCAAGTAGAACACAGTTTGTAGAAGTTTCCATCAATGGTGTGGATCAAGGGGTTTATGTATTTATGGAGAAGCTAAAACGAGATGCCAATCGTATCGACATAAATAAACTTAAAGAAGATGAGAACGACGGAGAGGATCTCACGGGCGGTTATATTCTGAAGATTGATAAAACAGCAGGTACTAATTTGGGAGAGGGTTATAATGACGAGAATTCTTTCGTCTCCAATTACGCGCCGCGCAACGCTGCATTAGATCAGGAAATCTATTTCCTCTACGAAGAACCGGATGCGGAGGATATTACAGCTGCGCAAAAGGACTATATCTCTAACTATATGGCAGAATTTGAAGCCGCATTGGCTTCGGACAATTTTGCCGATATGGAAACAGGTTACGCTGCTTACATCGATATAGACAGTTTTATTGACTTCTTTATTTTAAATGAACTTTCTAACAATGTAGATGGTTATCGTCTAAGCACCTTTATGCATAAGGATAAAAACGATAAACTGAAGATGGGACCCATATGGGATTTTAATTTGGCCTTTGGAAATGCAGATTATTGTGATGGCGGCGCTACTAACGTTTGGGCGTACCGGTTTAATGAGCGTTGTCCGGAAGATTTTTGGCAAGTACCTTTTTGGTGGGAGCGACTTATGGAAGATCCTGCTTACGTTTCCAAGTTAAAAAAAAGATGGGGGCAACTCCGTGGAGGGTCACTATCCAATAGTGCCATTTTTGGAAGAATAGATACTTACACAACGGCTTTGAACCAACCTGGTGCCGCTGAAGCTAATTTTAATCTCTGGCCTGTTCTTGGAACGTACGTATGGCCTAACAACTTTGTTGGTAATACCTATGCGGAAGAGCTCAATTATCTAACCGATTGGATAAACGACCGCCTTAGCTGGATGGATACTCAGATAGACGCGCTCTGA
- a CDS encoding PLP-dependent cysteine synthase family protein, which produces MEYAENILETIGNTPLVKLNRLTAELPCLVLAKYETFNPGNSVKDRMALQMVLDAEAAGVLKPGGTIIEGTSGNTGMGLALAATIRGYKMICVISDKQSKEKMDILRAVGSEVHVCPTDVAPEDPRSYYSTAKRLAKEIPNSWYVNQYDNPSNCKAHFLSTGPEIWEQTAGKVTHFVVGVGTGGTISGVGSYLKMKNPNVKVWGIDTYGSVFKKYHETGIFDENEIYPYITEGIGEDILPLNVNFGVIDGFTKVTDKDAAVYTQRLAKEEAMFLGNSAGAAIKGLLQLKEHFTKDDVVVILFHDHGSRYVGKMFNDEWMKEKGFLE; this is translated from the coding sequence ATGGAATACGCAGAGAATATATTGGAGACCATTGGAAATACGCCACTGGTAAAACTGAACAGATTAACGGCAGAACTTCCCTGTTTGGTTCTTGCTAAATATGAAACCTTTAACCCAGGGAATTCGGTAAAGGACCGTATGGCCTTACAGATGGTCTTGGATGCGGAAGCTGCTGGGGTTTTGAAACCTGGGGGAACCATCATAGAGGGTACTTCTGGTAATACGGGAATGGGTCTGGCCTTGGCAGCGACTATTCGTGGTTACAAGATGATTTGCGTCATCAGTGATAAACAGTCCAAGGAGAAGATGGATATCCTTCGAGCGGTCGGTAGCGAGGTTCATGTTTGTCCTACCGATGTTGCTCCGGAAGACCCTAGGAGTTATTATAGTACGGCCAAAAGACTGGCAAAGGAGATACCGAATTCTTGGTACGTGAATCAATATGACAATCCGTCTAATTGCAAAGCACATTTTCTGAGCACCGGTCCCGAAATTTGGGAACAGACGGCGGGGAAGGTCACTCATTTTGTCGTGGGAGTAGGCACGGGCGGTACCATTTCCGGTGTGGGGTCCTATTTAAAAATGAAGAACCCCAACGTAAAAGTATGGGGAATAGATACCTACGGTTCTGTCTTTAAAAAATATCATGAGACCGGTATTTTTGATGAGAACGAAATCTATCCCTATATCACGGAAGGTATCGGGGAGGATATTTTACCGCTAAATGTCAATTTTGGGGTGATCGATGGTTTTACCAAGGTAACGGATAAAGATGCGGCCGTATATACCCAACGTTTGGCAAAAGAGGAGGCCATGTTCCTAGGGAATTCCGCCGGTGCCGCAATTAAAGGTCTGCTGCAATTAAAAGAGCATTTTACAAAAGATGATGTTGTGGTGATACTGTTCCACGATCATGGGAGCCGCTATGTAGGGAAAATGTTCAATGACGAGTGGATGAAAGAAAAAGGTTTCTTAGAGTAG
- a CDS encoding ABC transporter permease, translated as MNLEYFIAKRLITGKEHKISISAPIIKIAITAIVLGIIMMLIAIATGVGLKHKIREKVTAFNGHVQISNYDNNSSEVSVTPISKNQDFYPEFTSVNGIEHIQAVATKGGIIRTADTFEGIIAKGVGVDFNWSALEEFLVEGALPNYADDISDEVLISRISASRLGLKNGDSFFTFFLRDDDTNKIPNQRKFTIKGIYDSGFEEIDSRFIFIDIRHIQRMNKWGADEIGNFEVFLESFDDIDSKSAEIYGKTVSSLDTRTLKDKYYKIFEWIGLFDFNIALIIGIMIIVGGINMITALLVLILERTPMIGILKALGTTNWSIRKVFLYNATYLIGVGLFWGNLIGLAIITLQDKLKLFKFPNPKEYYIEYIPVHIDVMTVILLNVGVLILCLLMLLIPSYIITKITPVKAIRFE; from the coding sequence TTGAACCTAGAATATTTTATCGCCAAAAGGCTTATTACGGGTAAGGAGCATAAAATTAGTATTTCCGCACCAATAATAAAAATAGCTATTACAGCTATCGTCCTCGGTATCATTATGATGTTGATCGCCATTGCTACAGGTGTTGGTCTAAAGCATAAAATCAGGGAAAAAGTAACCGCTTTTAATGGACACGTCCAAATATCGAACTATGACAACAACAGTTCGGAAGTATCGGTAACCCCCATATCAAAAAATCAAGATTTTTATCCTGAATTTACCTCTGTTAACGGTATTGAACATATACAAGCAGTTGCCACAAAAGGAGGGATCATCCGTACTGCGGATACTTTTGAGGGAATCATCGCCAAGGGTGTGGGAGTAGATTTTAATTGGAGCGCGTTAGAGGAGTTTTTGGTAGAAGGAGCGTTGCCTAACTATGCCGATGATATTAGTGATGAAGTGCTTATTTCTCGTATTTCCGCTAGTCGTTTGGGTCTAAAAAACGGAGATTCTTTTTTTACCTTTTTTCTTAGGGACGACGATACCAATAAAATTCCCAACCAACGTAAGTTTACCATTAAAGGAATCTATGACAGCGGTTTTGAAGAAATTGATAGCAGATTCATCTTTATCGATATTCGTCATATTCAGCGCATGAATAAATGGGGTGCCGATGAAATTGGGAATTTTGAGGTTTTTTTGGAAAGCTTTGATGATATCGATAGCAAAAGTGCGGAAATCTACGGCAAAACAGTATCCAGTTTAGATACCCGAACCTTAAAGGATAAATACTATAAGATTTTTGAATGGATCGGTCTGTTCGATTTTAATATTGCTTTGATTATCGGTATTATGATCATTGTAGGAGGTATAAACATGATTACGGCACTCTTGGTCCTTATTTTAGAAAGAACCCCCATGATAGGTATTCTTAAAGCATTAGGCACTACGAATTGGAGTATTAGAAAAGTGTTCTTGTACAACGCAACTTATTTGATTGGGGTGGGGCTATTTTGGGGAAATCTTATCGGTTTAGCAATTATAACGTTACAGGATAAGCTAAAGCTTTTTAAATTTCCGAATCCTAAAGAGTATTATATAGAATATATACCAGTGCATATAGATGTGATGACGGTTATTTTATTGAATGTGGGTGTTTTAATATTATGCTTGCTGATGTTGTTGATACCGTCCTACATCATCACAAAAATTACCCCGGTAAAAGCGATACGATTTGAATAA
- a CDS encoding exo-beta-N-acetylmuramidase NamZ domain-containing protein — protein MLFLSNFKSTVLLSFLICASCGNPSKNTTAKTEHTTEIPAKTPPEKIKVAANRTEVYLPLLRGKKIAVVANQTSVIFNEKGYTHLVDSLLRLQMDIKKVFAPEHGFRGKADAGENVKDGTDTQTGLPIKSLHGKHRKPTQAQLKDIDLVLFDIQDVGVRFYTYIATLQLVMEACAEAGVPVIILDRPNPNAHYIGGPTMEAEHTNFLGMTTIPLVYGMTIGEYGKMINEERWLANGKKADLKVIPLENWSREMEYHLVIRPSPNLPNDTAITLYPSLGLFEGTNINAGRGTEFQFQRYGASFLDTTKYDFSYVPKPNFGSKYPKEEGKTCYGLDLSKTPRMNQFTLKWILEAYKNCTDKSKFFLTDGFTKHAGTIKLQKQIEEGLSEAAIKLTWQADLEKFDKIRKQYLIYD, from the coding sequence ATGTTATTTTTATCCAATTTCAAAAGTACAGTTTTATTATCGTTTTTAATATGTGCTTCCTGCGGAAACCCATCAAAGAACACCACTGCCAAAACGGAACATACGACAGAAATACCAGCAAAAACGCCTCCAGAAAAAATTAAAGTCGCAGCCAATAGAACCGAGGTCTACCTTCCTTTATTACGAGGTAAGAAGATAGCCGTAGTAGCCAATCAGACCAGTGTTATATTCAACGAAAAAGGGTATACGCATTTGGTAGATTCCCTTTTGCGTCTACAAATGGATATAAAAAAAGTATTTGCACCGGAACATGGTTTTCGTGGAAAGGCAGATGCTGGCGAAAACGTCAAGGACGGAACGGATACCCAGACGGGCTTGCCCATTAAATCCCTCCATGGAAAGCACAGAAAGCCCACGCAAGCACAACTAAAAGACATCGACCTGGTGCTTTTTGATATTCAGGATGTGGGCGTTCGTTTTTACACCTATATAGCCACCTTGCAATTAGTTATGGAGGCCTGTGCCGAAGCAGGAGTTCCGGTTATCATCTTAGACCGGCCAAACCCAAATGCCCATTATATTGGCGGACCAACGATGGAGGCCGAACACACCAATTTTTTGGGCATGACTACAATACCTCTTGTGTACGGAATGACCATTGGCGAATATGGAAAGATGATTAACGAGGAAAGGTGGTTGGCAAACGGAAAAAAGGCAGATTTAAAGGTTATTCCTTTGGAAAACTGGTCGCGAGAAATGGAATACCATTTGGTTATACGGCCCTCTCCGAACTTACCTAACGATACTGCAATTACCTTATATCCGAGTCTCGGGCTTTTTGAAGGCACCAATATTAATGCGGGTCGCGGTACGGAATTCCAATTTCAGCGTTATGGCGCTTCCTTTTTGGATACTACCAAGTATGACTTCAGTTATGTTCCAAAACCTAATTTTGGCTCTAAATATCCCAAAGAGGAAGGTAAAACCTGCTACGGTCTGGATTTATCGAAAACACCGAGGATGAACCAATTCACTTTGAAATGGATACTAGAAGCTTATAAGAACTGTACTGACAAATCTAAATTCTTTCTTACCGATGGATTTACAAAACACGCCGGAACCATCAAACTACAAAAGCAAATTGAGGAAGGACTTTCAGAAGCGGCAATCAAGTTAACTTGGCAGGCTGATTTGGAAAAGTTCGATAAAATCAGAAAACAATATCTTATTTACGATTAG
- a CDS encoding sterol desaturase family protein: protein MEQLLAYFENIPPLHRSLILVGGITFFWILEGIVPLFSVRYKKWKHALPNLFFTLTTIIVNFPLAFLLLKTSDWTIQNDFGIINWLPEMPLWLYVLLGIMLLDLIGAYTAHLVEHKVKPLWMVHLVHHSDHNVDTTTANRHHPLESLIRYLFTLLGVLIVGAPVGIIMLYQSVSVILSQFNHANISLPRAVDKALSWIIVSPDMHKVHHHFVLPYTDSNYGNIFSIWDRMFGTYMELEPEKITYGVDTFPDEKENSSIKGLLKQPFHKYRKPTQVQTD, encoded by the coding sequence ATGGAACAACTGCTCGCTTACTTTGAAAATATTCCACCGTTGCACCGAAGTCTGATCTTGGTGGGGGGCATCACTTTTTTTTGGATTTTGGAAGGTATTGTCCCTCTATTTAGTGTCAGATACAAAAAATGGAAGCATGCACTGCCTAATCTGTTCTTTACGCTGACCACTATTATCGTAAATTTCCCCTTAGCCTTTTTGTTGTTAAAGACATCTGATTGGACCATTCAAAATGATTTTGGGATTATCAATTGGCTGCCGGAAATGCCGCTATGGTTGTACGTGCTGTTGGGCATTATGTTATTGGATTTAATTGGCGCCTACACGGCGCATTTGGTAGAACATAAGGTAAAACCCCTATGGATGGTTCATTTAGTACACCATTCGGACCACAATGTGGACACTACTACGGCAAACAGACATCACCCGTTAGAAAGTTTAATTAGATACCTGTTTACCCTGCTTGGAGTCTTAATCGTTGGAGCTCCCGTAGGGATAATCATGCTCTACCAAAGTGTATCTGTAATACTGTCCCAATTTAATCATGCGAATATCAGCTTGCCGAGAGCGGTGGACAAGGCTTTGAGCTGGATTATTGTTTCACCGGATATGCACAAAGTTCACCATCATTTCGTATTGCCCTATACCGATAGCAATTACGGAAATATATTTTCTATTTGGGACCGTATGTTCGGCACCTATATGGAACTGGAACCTGAAAAGATTACCTACGGGGTGGATACTTTCCCCGATGAGAAGGAAAACTCAAGCATAAAAGGTCTTCTAAAACAACCCTTTCATAAATACAGAAAGCCTACACAAGTTCAAACCGATTAA
- a CDS encoding YkgJ family cysteine cluster protein: MEQVLRDLPKKAKDKHTENKKFFAKLKKRPPKNLDYLMQELHEKEFERTDCLTCANCCKTTGPLFTNADVARIAKNFRMKPQRFIEQYLRVDEENDYVLQQVPCTFLGADNFCSIYEVRPKACREFPHTDRKKFQQISHLTLKNVAICPAAFNIVEEMKKLTAL, translated from the coding sequence ATGGAGCAGGTTCTAAGGGATTTACCTAAAAAGGCAAAGGACAAACATACTGAAAACAAAAAGTTTTTTGCAAAGCTTAAAAAAAGACCTCCCAAAAACTTGGATTACCTCATGCAGGAATTACATGAGAAAGAATTTGAACGAACAGACTGTCTTACCTGCGCCAATTGTTGTAAGACTACCGGACCACTTTTTACCAATGCCGATGTAGCCCGAATAGCCAAAAATTTTAGGATGAAACCCCAAAGATTCATTGAACAATATTTGCGGGTAGACGAGGAAAATGATTATGTTTTACAACAGGTGCCTTGCACTTTTCTTGGAGCGGATAACTTTTGTTCCATTTATGAAGTAAGACCTAAGGCCTGTAGGGAATTTCCACATACGGACAGGAAAAAGTTTCAACAAATAAGTCATCTTACGCTTAAAAATGTAGCTATTTGTCCCGCTGCGTTCAATATCGTGGAAGAGATGAAAAAGCTAACGGCTTTATAG
- a CDS encoding class I SAM-dependent methyltransferase: MKKDIFGTALLDYQNGNYTEDIKTYSSLEEEDVMPLPYLFRDFDAMPLLEQKALSLCKGTILDIGCGAGSHGLYLQNKGYTITCLDQSPGAITVCKNRGLVHTHLGSLLNFEGASFDTLLLLMNGIGICKSLSGLNVFLNKLKSLLKPGGQIILDSSDIIYMYETDEDGGYWIPENVSYYGEVQFQMEYKQQKSEPFNWLYLDFNTLQRAAVCNNLSCELVSEGEHYDYLARLSIKK, encoded by the coding sequence TTGAAGAAAGATATTTTTGGCACCGCCCTTCTAGATTATCAAAACGGAAACTACACGGAAGATATTAAAACCTATTCCTCCCTGGAGGAAGAAGATGTAATGCCTCTGCCTTATCTGTTTAGAGATTTTGATGCCATGCCGCTACTTGAACAGAAAGCACTATCCCTTTGCAAGGGTACTATCCTGGATATTGGTTGTGGAGCCGGCAGTCATGGGTTATACCTACAAAATAAGGGGTATACGATTACGTGTTTAGACCAATCGCCCGGAGCTATAACGGTATGTAAAAACAGAGGTTTAGTGCATACCCACCTTGGGAGTCTATTAAATTTTGAAGGAGCATCCTTTGACACTTTACTCCTATTAATGAACGGAATTGGGATTTGTAAATCGCTTAGTGGACTAAATGTATTTCTGAATAAACTGAAATCACTTTTGAAACCTGGGGGACAAATTATACTGGATTCGAGTGATATTATTTACATGTATGAAACTGATGAGGACGGCGGTTATTGGATTCCCGAAAACGTATCCTATTACGGAGAAGTGCAGTTTCAAATGGAATACAAACAACAAAAAAGCGAACCGTTTAATTGGCTATATTTAGATTTTAATACGCTGCAACGCGCAGCAGTTTGCAACAATTTATCCTGTGAACTTGTAAGTGAAGGCGAACATTACGACTATTTAGCTAGATTATCTATTAAAAAATAA
- a CDS encoding 7-carboxy-7-deazaguanine synthase QueE: protein MDKQEVLKLVEKGLMLPLMEEFYTIQGEGFHKGTAAYFIRVGGCDVGCHWCDVKESWNADTHPPTHIDFIVANAAKYSDTIVVTGGEPLTWDMGPLTSALKNKNLKTHIETSGAYPLTGLWDWICLSPKKNKLPKGGIYDEAHELKIIIYNKHDFIFAEEQAALTNTNCILYLQPEWSVKDKVTPLIVDYVMKNPKWKVSLQTHKYLNIP, encoded by the coding sequence ATGGATAAACAGGAGGTGTTAAAATTAGTGGAAAAGGGTTTGATGCTGCCTTTAATGGAGGAATTTTATACCATACAAGGAGAAGGTTTTCATAAAGGCACGGCGGCTTACTTTATACGTGTAGGGGGCTGTGACGTAGGGTGCCATTGGTGCGATGTTAAGGAAAGTTGGAACGCGGATACGCACCCCCCGACCCATATTGATTTTATCGTAGCCAACGCCGCAAAATACTCGGACACTATCGTCGTCACCGGAGGCGAACCACTAACTTGGGATATGGGACCTTTGACCTCCGCTCTTAAGAACAAAAATCTAAAAACACATATAGAGACGTCTGGAGCTTATCCGTTAACAGGTTTGTGGGATTGGATATGTTTATCGCCTAAAAAGAATAAATTGCCCAAAGGAGGTATATACGATGAAGCGCACGAATTAAAAATAATCATCTACAACAAGCACGATTTTATTTTTGCAGAGGAACAGGCTGCCCTGACTAATACCAATTGTATCCTTTATTTACAGCCGGAATGGAGCGTAAAAGATAAGGTAACCCCTTTAATCGTTGATTATGTGATGAAAAACCCTAAATGGAAGGTTTCGTTACAGACCCACAAGTATTTGAATATACCTTAA